The Fibrobacter succinogenes genome includes a window with the following:
- a CDS encoding TIGR02147 family protein — protein MKPILEYLNYRRYMHDFYEERKKSSAFSWREFAKLAGFVSPTYLKLVCDGKTNLSKPGIQKVAKAMGLEGFERTFFEHLVQLDHAKSDAEKKAVLAKILQSAKENKMFVLNADGFRFCEHPVCPIVRELAPLMPGALPSEMAAKINYEVTALDVRDTLQFLVKTGLLKKTGENSYEQTSKMVKISKDALPLTVRSMNREMGRLGILSLDSTNIDERNISGLTMGVDKITYRRIEREVNECRRKVAAIAGECKNINQVYRLNLQLFPLTKKVDEI, from the coding sequence ATGAAGCCCATTCTTGAATATTTGAACTATCGCCGCTACATGCACGATTTCTATGAGGAGCGGAAGAAGTCATCTGCGTTTTCGTGGAGGGAATTCGCCAAGCTGGCCGGATTCGTTTCGCCCACGTACCTGAAACTGGTATGCGACGGAAAGACAAACTTAAGCAAGCCCGGAATTCAAAAAGTCGCGAAGGCTATGGGCCTCGAGGGGTTTGAACGAACCTTCTTTGAACACCTGGTGCAGTTGGACCATGCGAAAAGCGATGCCGAGAAAAAGGCCGTGCTTGCGAAAATCTTGCAGTCGGCCAAGGAGAACAAGATGTTCGTCCTGAATGCGGACGGTTTCCGTTTCTGCGAACATCCGGTGTGCCCGATCGTGCGGGAACTTGCCCCGCTGATGCCCGGCGCACTTCCAAGCGAAATGGCCGCAAAAATCAATTACGAGGTCACGGCACTCGATGTCCGCGATACACTCCAGTTCCTAGTGAAGACGGGGCTTCTGAAGAAAACGGGAGAGAATTCCTACGAGCAGACTTCGAAGATGGTGAAGATTTCAAAAGACGCCCTGCCCCTGACAGTACGCTCCATGAACCGCGAAATGGGCCGTCTCGGCATTCTGTCGCTGGACAGCACAAACATTGACGAACGGAACATCTCGGGCCTCACCATGGGTGTCGACAAAATTACCTACCGCCGTATAGAACGCGAAGTGAACGAGTGCCGCCGCAAGGTGGCCGCCATCGCCGGCGAATGCAAAAATATTAACCAGGTCTACCGCCTGAATCTGCAACTTTTCCCGCTGACGAAGAAAGTCGATGAAATCTAG